The sequence TTGTAGTTCGGGGGACATTTGAACCATtaaaacaaaaaccttttgaAATATAACAATTCAAATAATTTGATTAtgacaataaataaacaaattcgCATCTacaattcaattaaataaataacagaaatGCCGTGTTTAATAAGCAATAATAACTGTGATTGGTCCATCCGGAAAAGCGCTGAGTAAAGTAACAAGTACCACGTGAGTATACTCTACGTCAGCAGCGGTCATTATCAATTATTTTCCACctgattaaatacatttaataacaaCTGAATGAAAAATACACTAGGAAGGGATAACAAGCCTAATCATAACCGTACAATCCGTTTGAACCCAACCCGTTTCATTAGAAAAGCCTTTCTACCTACCCACTCTTTCTACTGAACGTTGAACGAGTTCGTCAAAACAAATGTCCGTATAAGATTTGAACAGGCGATCAAAGGTtccacattaaaaatgaacagttCGACTATTTAGAAAACGCGCTGTGTTCCTGTACAGAAAATACTTAGACATTAAGTGTACATTAAAACTCGTTTCACGGTGATTTTAGAACAGTTgattaaaactttaaaatatctATCATGAGATATGTCCTATCTATCCATTTATAACATACAATAACATCACTTATTGACAATGAGAGCCTAAATACATGTTTTATTGATGCACGATGACAGTATAACAAATTCATAAATTAAAGTGAAAAGGTATACTATTCAGAGCTCAGAAATCAAATCATTCTAAATGAAGAAGTTGTTGACTTATTTCACTTAATGTTTTGTTCCCTCATCCAGAGTCCCAGGTGTCACTCTGTCCACAATCATATCAGGGCTTGTGAGTTCAACATGCTCTTGACTTTTTTGCTCAGACTGTCCGGTTTGACTTCTGATTTGCTCATGGATCTTTGAGCTTGAGTTCAACTGGTCAGCAGTCTGCCTGTACACTCCAGATTTCCTGATTTTGCGGGTAGTCTTGCGAAAGTGAGCAATAGCTTGTATAATGCTGCCAGCAGTCCAGTGTTGTCGGGTGAGTGCGTTCTCTACTCTGAAGGGACCGTCTCGTGTCCGACGCACTCCAGAACAGACCGCAGAAGACCGCAGCTCTAGTCCTACCTCATGAATAAGTTTACGCAGATACTTCTGAGTCTCATTCACACACTGGACCTCTTTTTTTGAAGGGTAGAAAAGAAGAAATTAGTGGTCAATAGCTTTACAAGTAAAGCAACATATATTTATGAACAGAACATATAATTCAATGTACTAACCCAATGTGAAATGTGGCGGACTGAAATGTATGCATCGCAGACCGGTCAGAATAGGTGGACTTTTACCATGAGGATACAATAAACCCCTCACTGCAAGCTCATAAGCCTCTTGAGTGTGCAGATCCACCTGAGAATACCTGCATTGAAACATAATTACAAACTCAGAAGCACTCTATGGATAAACCAAGCCTACAGtatccctctcagatactgaagctttcacGCCTCAATctcccccggtgaccggtcccagtatagccgtcCCTCTGCgttttctaatggacgtgaggcaaactaaacaataaaattacacttcaaagatttttcccccaaagtgagtttgtcattgaaggcagttatcatcacgatgatttcatttcaagtgttcatttttaaaataagtttagttttagttagttatttgatgctataaaaatgggGGGGTGCCGTCATGactgacagctgagatcgaatTGTCTTCTCTGAATGAAGATGTCACTGAGGCACTTACAGACTTTTttcggaatttttgggagcagattggagctttagctttaatttctacatttccataactgtttatttcacaccaacataattaattgttctgcatctgcgagagtgtgggcgggcttttgatatcgcgactgtacttcctgctctacttcctgctctctactgcacaaccccggtcccgaaatctctactgcgcagactcggtcccaagatgtcagtgtcgtgcaggccgcctgaaagcttcagatctggcaagcggaaacggacgaagtcgagtcgtccatatttttttacagtctatgggatAAACCAAATGTATACAAATTGCTTTGACATGTTGAAATGTAATATGTAAAATATTCTTAGTGACTCACGTGATTAAGGCTTTCTGATTGGCTCCCTGTATCATGGCAAGAACTCTCTCTAGCTTATCCTGTGTAACATGGTCTAAAAGACATGACAGTAAAGACAAAGTTTACTACAAATTGTTAGTCTGTATTCTACACATAACAAATATGTTTCTAATTTATTATAGCAGATTCTTGATATTAAAGCCACCATGAAACCAAAATGGACAAttcttgtttatttatttatcataaataatttatctgtgcagattattattatatttttaatgaatttgtCTTCAttatctttaatcaaaataactaaGTTATCAAGTCCTACCCTACATTTGTCTAGTTTGAGAAGCCATTTCACTGATATACATCACAATAAGGACGAAAAGGCCACCCATTACAACTTCCATTTTATGTAGAGTGTAAAGTTATGATAATTATTGTAGTGTACAAATTACCGTATGTGGTTTTTTCTATGACACGGCTTGTATGAGAGAAGTCATCAGTGGCTTTTCCAAACTCCCCCTCAATCGTGTAGTCCTtcatatataaaaacaatacgAAATTCTGTTTACAATTGTCATTAATACTATTAATGCATCTCTGCAATCAGAATTTGATCATCACTATTAATTCAAAATCAATTTGTGGGAAAAAGATAGGCGggcaaatataaaataaagcataataATATTGCATTCAAATGTGAGATTAactattaaaggggtggttccgtgttttttctAGTCTTGGCTGTATTTATGGGGTGCAGagtaacatgtcttaatactttttttatatttgacctttattccacaccgcggtctccactgtcctttgaacagcTCGTTTGCTTTGCTTCTATGAAAGCCCATTCCtccgaaaaacacaatggtcttagattggttagatgtccaaatgtagtttcatgtatttttattggctgaagtgccaaacACTGGCAATGCCACTCCCCTTACCATtatgggcagaagtcacatctgcggggACTAGCAAGgctttatgatgtcaccaacccaggaagaagctcgttgtagtccaaaccggcctattttttaggcaataaactgccataactttaaaatacaatatctctgtttgcattgagctttcagcgctgtaactttgcagatactgtttatgctcaagcagcaacattcaaactaactaaagtaaaaaaaaggtgaaatcgcatgcaaccacccctttagtAAAATAAACATGGGCAGAGCCTAAACTTTACCCTGGTTACATGTGATCTGCACAGATGCTCCAGCACTCCATTTCCTTTCCCAACACCTAAAACTGAGATAGAAACATGAGAGAATTGAGCACAGATCACATCACACATTAAATCCCTTTAGAACTCTTTGTCTCAGTTGTCTGTCACCTAACACTCCAGAGGAAAAAGCATCCAAGCGATGACCAACTCCAACATGAACCTTGTGAAACTGCGGTCCTGTCACTACCAAAGAGGataagtaaatattaaaatatatacataatggTATTTGTTGCACGgtatttgaaatacattttttggagaAACATATGTACAGGATGCACATCACTGAAAACAAAAATGTACACAATTTATCAATAAGTGGAAATTgattatttttgtgtttttcagagcaatttttaaaagttattttgggATGAAAAGCAGTGGAAGTAACGCCATGGAGTCTATGGTAGAACTTTTCACACGATTTCACAgagggacaggatttgtcatgaccaGTGTGGTGACAGTGGTCTCCATTAC is a genomic window of Pseudorasbora parva isolate DD20220531a chromosome 12, ASM2467924v1, whole genome shotgun sequence containing:
- the trub2 gene encoding mitochondrial mRNA pseudouridine synthase TRUB2, coding for MTTQATRLFRRMDGLFAVYKPQGVHWKLIRDTIESNLLKELNACPPPAPQLSVKFQLLSSGENNGSKDLILSPCMLPTLADHPLVTGPQFHKVHVGVGHRLDAFSSGVLVLGVGKGNGVLEHLCRSHVTRDYTIEGEFGKATDDFSHTSRVIEKTTYDHVTQDKLERVLAMIQGANQKALITYSQVDLHTQEAYELAVRGLLYPHGKSPPILTGLRCIHFSPPHFTLEVQCVNETQKYLRKLIHEVGLELRSSAVCSGVRRTRDGPFRVENALTRQHWTAGSIIQAIAHFRKTTRKIRKSGVYRQTADQLNSSSKIHEQIRSQTGQSEQKSQEHVELTSPDMIVDRVTPGTLDEGTKH